aatttcccatagactgtatataagaatggaccaacagatcccgttgctctggacggagaccagagaaggccgttagaagcacttttccggtgagcgctgagtgttactgcgcagcctccaactgagagagacgacgtaaatgtgccgtgagcaacgtgtctgaaagttgtaagtcttctggtagctgtgccaagagaaatctcaatcattccgaatattgcagagacggagagcgtaggtatatgtaaggagataacataggcacaggctaattattgatcactaaaatgatagttaacattagtaattacacttaaacagctaatgtgagacgaaactgcctgcgcgcttctcctgtactatacggtaattcctctactatgcgacagtaagtcgcgtggttatgacacaatcgttagcctatttttacaaaaacgtctgctacggagccataacgtgaggtacaaggtaatggagccttttatacattgtcgtgtttctttagaaataaacaatggacaaatagtctttaaacgcttcagatgtaaagttattcgctgtcaaagtgacgtcaaaatgaatggcagtcaatgggatgttaacggggggtgatcgctttgtagcatcaaaatggcgccataggaggtttgcggtccgaggagaggcgtTACCCCCCttggaatttccggagaaaaaagaaccacgtgacacgttcgtccaatcagctgccggttttcattttctgggaaataatcagactgttaatggaaacaatacagagcagcgccgcctgctgttatggagacgtattacgttttgcgcacgcgcagagcgttaGTAAGTCGGcatcgcctcagtgtgttctgaggcattttttggacctcggggacccgactgccttttctgccgacggtcggcccgtctggttggtgtgtcagggccctaacaGGTTGTTGAGAACCTTCCCATCGAGCCATCTGAATAGTTTTATGAACAACTGTAAATGCCTTATTCTTTTAGCCACTTCTAGGGATGACTAATGTCTTTGTGCTACGCCCCGTATTACATTGTACTGAGTATCTTTGTTTTGTGTCCCCAGGTCAGCTCACCAGGCAGCAGACATCACCATGGCCCAGGAAACCAATCAGAGCCCAGTTCCTATGCTCTGTGCTAATGGCTGTGGTTTCTATGGCAACCCTAGGACCAATGGCATGTGCTCCGTGTGCCACAAGGAGCACCTGTCAAGACAGAACAATGGAGGAGTCGGTTCTATGAGTGTTATGGGTAAGATACTGCTGTGTCCGTCAcagtttttaatttctttttttatgttttgtttccaCGTGCACTTAGGAACAACTCCCAGCCTCTGTATCTGACAGTAACACACGTTGGAATTTTTTCCCCtcaggcagcagcagtggcCCCACAGCCGAGGCTTCTGCCATCCAGAGGTTAGGGGCCACCTTGAATAATGCTGCGGCTGCTGCCGTGGCTGCTGCAGAGGTGGCAGCTGAGGCCGCCGCTTCTGCTGAGGCTGCTGCCTCCGTGGCTTTCAGGTGAGGGGATCCAGCACGGTAGAAAATACTGCCTTCAAACAGAGCTTGTGAGGTCACCGTTTTGAAATGGGGAGTTGGGAACACAATATGTACTCGACGTCCAAGTGGTTTGAGTCCTGACCTGCGTACACTGTTACTAGTTCATCACAACTTCCACGGCCACTGACAGTAAAGGAATACGTGTCACCAAAAACCAGCACCGCAAATACAGAAAGACCCCAACTAAAAATCAGCTTTCAATATATGTATTCAATCAAGCAACGCAAtattggtgtgtgtgagtgtgcatgtgacAAGTACAGTCTCAAGAgtgtaattctttttttattgtctcATGTATCCTTTGCAGTGGGGTTTCAGCTACCAGATCTGTAACACAACAGATGACTGAGATGAGTCTCTGCTGTGAGGAGAAAGGAGCATCAGGGAGCAACGTGGAGCTCACAGAGCCAGGTGATTTGGATTTAGTCAATCAGTACC
The Sander lucioperca isolate FBNREF2018 chromosome 14, SLUC_FBN_1.2, whole genome shotgun sequence genome window above contains:
- the LOC116034790 gene encoding AN1-type zinc finger protein 5-like isoform X2, producing the protein MAQETNQSPVPMLCANGCGFYGNPRTNGMCSVCHKEHLSRQNNGGVGSMSVMGSSSGPTAEASAIQRLGATLNNAAAAAVAAAEVAAEAAASAEAAASVAFSGVSATRSVTQQMTEMSLCCEEKGASGSNVELTEPVLTQPTSSASHPSAAGSRESKAPEPPKPKKNRCFMCRKKVGLTERPCLKDPAKGIS
- the LOC116034790 gene encoding AN1-type zinc finger protein 5-like isoform X1, whose product is MAQETNQSPVPMLCANGCGFYGNPRTNGMCSVCHKEHLSRQNNGGVGSMSVMGSSSGPTAEASAIQRLGATLNNAAAAAVAAAEVAAEAAASAEAAASVAFSGVSATRSVTQQMTEMSLCCEEKGASGSNVELTEPVLTQPTSSASHPSAAGSRESKAPEPPKPKKNRCFMCRKKVGLTGFDCRCGNLFCGLHRYSDKHNCPYDYKAEAADKIRKENPVVVADKIQRI